CATATGATCATTACTCTTCAACCGGGTTATTCTATTCCACCtcttagaaagaaaagaacttaAATCAAAATACTTAATAGCATGGCGATACATTTATACAAAACTTCTACCCCGAGCACACGCAATGGAGCCGTAGACAGTCAAGTGAAATCCAATACACGAAATACACAAAATAATTTGATCTATGGACAGCATCATTGTGGTAAAGGCCGTAATGCCAGAGGAATCATTACCGCAAGGCATAGAGGGAGAGGTCATAAGTGTCTATACCgtaaaatcaattttcaaCGGAATGAAAAAGACATATATGGGAGAATCGTAACCATAGAATACGACCCTAATCGAAATGCATACATTTGTCTCATACACTATGGGGATGGTGAGAAGAGATATATTTTACATCCCAGAGGGGCTATAATTGGAGATACCATTATTTCCGGTATGAAGTTCCTATAAAAATGGGAAATGCCCTACCTTTGAGTGCGGTTTGAACTATTGATTTCACGTGAATTGGAAGTAACCAATTAGGTTTACGATGAAACCTAGAAATCGATCAACGATCCAAATTGAGTACCTCTACAGGATAGACCTCAACGGGAAAACTGAAGAGTAACGGCAGTAAGTGATTGAGTTCAGTAGTTCCtcatagaaaattattaactcTAGAGATATAGTAATATGGAGAAGACAAAATTGTTTCAAGCATCGGCGAACCGGAAGCACCCCTTGTTTCAAATAGAGGAGGACGGGTTATTCACATTTCATTTGATGGTCGGGAGGCGAATTGAAAGCTAAGCAATGGTAATTCTAAAGATTCCCaggaaaaatagaaatgtCTCCTACGTTACCCCTAATATGTAGAAGTATCGATGTAATTTCATAGAATCATTCGGTCCGAATGCTACATGAAGAACATAAGCCGGATGAAGGAACGGGAAGACCTAGAATGTAGAAGAGCATAACATGAGCGATTCAGTGATTTTGATTCCTATATATCCACTCATGTAGTACTTTTTTCATTTCACGATATATAAGATTCATCCGTATAGATATCATCATCTACACCCGGAAAGTCGTATGCTTTGGAAGAAGCTTGTACAGTTTGGGAAGAGGTTTTGATTGATCAAAAAGAAGAATCTACTTCAACCGATATGCCCTTAGGCACGGCCATACATAACATAGAAATCACATTTGGAAAGGGTGGACAATTAGCTAGAGCTGCAGGTGCTGTAGCAAAACTGATTGCAAAAGAAGGGAAATCGGCCACATTAAAATTACCTTCTGGGGAGGTTCGTTTAATATCCAAAACCGCTCGACAGTCGGACAAGTAGGGAATCGGGGTGAACCAGAAAAGTTTGGGTAGAGCCGGATCTAAATGTTGGCTAGGTAAGCATCCTATAGTAAGAGGAGTAGTTATGAACCCTGTAGACCATCCCCATGGGGGTGGTGAAGGGACGGCCCCAATTggtagaaaaaaaaacccgCAACCCCTTGGGGTTATCCTGCACTTGgaagaagaagtagaaaaaggaataaatataGTGATAATTTGATTCTTCGTCGTCGTAGTAAATAggagaaaaaatagaatttgtttCTTCgtcttttcaaaataaa
The Ricinus communis isolate WT05 ecotype wild-type chromosome 1, ASM1957865v1, whole genome shotgun sequence DNA segment above includes these coding regions:
- the LOC125369791 gene encoding 50S ribosomal protein L2, plastid-like, giving the protein MRFTHKSIQLLGKNQYTFNVESGSTRTEIKHWVELFFGVKISSSTPGKSYALEEACTVWEEVLIDQKEESTSTDMPLGTAIHNIEITFGKGGQLARAAGAVAKLIAKEGKSATLKLPSGEVRLISKTARQSDK